The proteins below come from a single Candida albicans SC5314 chromosome 7, complete sequence genomic window:
- a CDS encoding uncharacterized protein (Putative adhesin-like protein): protein MTSPVSYANVAAIGTSPSPSVPAASSESKPTSKSTSVSSEPVEKEASKESTNEEDSTKESNKVSSTTESAPSPSKPSKKTLAPAPVPSKSVWGDVTAGVKELSVDDKKWPAPDKAPLLGEQPTSKPQSQKFIKPITNKWVPINAKVILPSSRNSSGSGGNHNQKHNRNRKKNTNNNQHHHQKSGSKKRDDKGEESANKESIKSSDANTSSANGSVTTDKKDSNAKDQTQAPASSADTTSTSTVSAEQQQQHQEQQQEEESSEQSTPQESQPHAQQQSQQPPQQRFNSNGQPKKRFNNNQQNGNYNGQYQKRYTNNNNQPHSQNQQAFNPQNVGFFQPQPYPPNFQYNVNNNNGNGXTVRIETIMVDNTEITEIITTTIVTAIIVMVDIVTTTTVITQ from the coding sequence ATGACTTCTCCAGTTTCATATGCTAATGTGGCTGCCATTGGAACTTCACCATCTCCTTCTGTTCCAGCAGCTTCTTCTGAATCAAAACCAACctcaaaatcaacatctGTATCTAGTGAACCCGTTGAAAAAGAAGCTTCTAAGGAATCCacaaatgaagaagattcaactaaagaatcaaacaaagtttcttcaacaacagAATCTGCACCTTCACCTTCCAAACCTTCAAAGAAAACTTTAGCTCCAGCACCTGTACCTTCAAAATCTGTTTGGGGTGATGTAACTGCTGGTGTTAAAGAATTGTCAgttgatgataaaaaatGGCCTGCCCCTGATAAGGCTCCATTATTAGGAGAACAACCTACTAGTAAACCACAATCacaaaaattcattaaacCAATTACTAACAAATGGGTTCCAATCAATGCTAAAGTGATATTACCAAGTTCAAGAAatagtagtggtagtggtggtaaccataatcaaaaacacaacagaaatagaaaaaagaacaccaacaataatcaacatcatcaccaAAAATCTGGGTCTAAGAAAAGAGATGATAAAGGTGAAGAAAGTGCTAATAAGgaatcaatcaaatcttCTGACGCAAACACATCTTCTGCTAATGGATCTGTGACGACTGATAAGAAAGATAGTAACGCCAAAGACCAAACTCAAGCACCTGCTTCGTCTGCTGATACTACTTCTACTTCCACTGTTTCTGctgaacaacaacaacaacatcaagaacaacaacaggaAGAAGAATCTTCTGAACAATCAACTCCCCAAGAATCTCAACCACAcgctcaacaacaatcacagcaaccaccacaacaacgTTTTAACTCTAACGGGCAACCAAAGAAACGttttaacaacaaccaacagAATGGTAATTATAACGgacaatatcaaaaaagatacactaacaacaacaatcaaccACATtcacaaaatcaacaagCATTTAATCCACAAAATGTTGGATTTTTCCAACCTCAACCATACCCACCCAATTTCCAATATAACGTGAACAATAACAATGGTAATGGGGKAACCGTCCGTATAGAAACAATAATGGTGGACAATACAGAAATAACcgaaataataacaaccaCAATAGTAACGGCAATTATCGTAATGGTGGATATCgtcacaacaacaacagtaatAACCCAATGA